A stretch of Lathyrus oleraceus cultivar Zhongwan6 chromosome 6, CAAS_Psat_ZW6_1.0, whole genome shotgun sequence DNA encodes these proteins:
- the LOC127091243 gene encoding eukaryotic translation initiation factor 3 subunit E: MAEYDLTPRMAPNLDRHLVFPLLEFLQERQLYDDNHILKAKIDLLNNTNMVDYAMDIHKTLYHTEDVPQDMVERRADVVARLKSLEDAAAPLVAFLQNPAAVQELRADKHYNLQMLNDKYQIGAAQIEALYQYAKFQFECGNYSGAADYLYQYRALCTNSERSLNALWGKLAAEVLMQNWDVALEELNRLKEIIDSKNFSSPINQVQSRIWLMHWSLFIFFNHDNGRTQIIDLFNQDKYLNAIQTSAPHLLRYLATAFIVNKRRRPQFKDFIKVIQQEQNSYKDPITEFLACVYVNYDFDGAQKKMRECEEVILNDPFLGKRVEESNFSTVPLRDEFLENARLFIFETYCRIHQRIDMGVLAEKLNLNYEEAERWIVNLIRGSKLDAKIDSETGRVIMEPNHPNVYEQLIDHTKALNGRTYKLVTQILEHTQAQVAR; encoded by the exons ATGGCGGAGTACGATCTGACACCGCGGATGGCTCCAAATCTCGACCGACATTTGGTATTCCCTCTCTTAGAGTTTCTCCAAGAGAGACAGTTATACGATGATAATCATATCCTTAAGGCTAAGATTGATCTCTTGAACAACACTAACATGGTTGATTACGCCATGGACATTCACAAGACGCTCTACCATACCGAAGATGTCCCTCAGGATATGGTCGAACGTAGGGCTGATGTTGTTGCTCGTCTCAAGTCTCTTGAAGACGCTGCCGCTCCTCTTGTTGCTTTCCTTCAGAATCCTGCCGCTGTTCAGGAGTTGAGGGCTGATAAACACTACAATCTCCAGATGCTCAATGACAAATACCAG ATTGGTGCTGCACAAATAGAGGCATTATACCAATATGCCAAGTTTCAGTTTGAATGTGGAAACTACTCTGGTGCTGCTGACTATCTTTATCAGTACAGAGCATTATGCACAAATAGTGAAAGGAGCTTGAATGCATTGTGGGGAAAGCTGGCAGCTGAAGTATTGATGCAGAACTGGGATGTTGCTCTTGAAGAGCTCAACCGCTTGAAGGAAATAATTGACTCAAAG AATTTTTCATCACCTATTAATCAGGTGCAAAGCAGAATATGGTTGATGCATTGGAGTCTGTTCATCTTTTTCAACCATGACAATGGAAGAACACAAATAATTGATCTGTTTAACCAGGACAA GTATCTTAACGCAATCCAAACAAGTGCTCCACACCTTTTGCGATACTTGGCCACAGCATTTATTGTCAACAAGCGCAGGAGGCCTCAATTCAAAGATTTTATAAAAGTTATTCAACAAGAGCAGAATTCATACAAGGACCCCATCACCGAGTTTCTGGCTTGTGTTTATGTCAACTATGACTTTGATGGTGCACAAAAGAAGATGAGGGAGTGTGAAGAA GTAATTCTCAATGATCCCTTCCTTGGTAAAAGAGTTGAAGAAAGCAACTTCTCAACTGTACCACTAAGGGACGAGTTCCTTGAAAATGCTAGGCTGTTTATTTTTGAGACATACTGTAGAATACACCAACGCATTGACATGGG AGTTCTTGCTGAGAAGCTAAATTTGAATTATGAGGAGGCTGAGAGATGGATTGTGAACCTCATCCGTGGCTCAAAGCTTGATGCCAAAATTGACTCTGAAACTGGAAGGGTTATCATGGAACCTAATCATCCGAATGT GTATGAGCAGCTGATAGACCATACCAAGGCCCTTAATGGTCGTACTTACAAGTTAGTCACCCAGATTCTGGAACACACACAAGCTCAAGTAGCTCGTTAA
- the LOC127091244 gene encoding protein IQ-DOMAIN 12 yields the protein MAKRKSWFGWVKSLFISESKCKNQKKWGWRLGRIKQKQYPTITASKRTLIEANAEQRKHALAVAIATASAAEAAIAAAHAAAEVVKLTSGASRSNSYLSKGDRSLAAIKIQSVYRAHLARKALRALKGVIRLQAIIRGQAVRRQVFRSLKSVPSNAKTQKENQDRSSHTEEENYKNEQIKLFPKEKKKIEENELKAECYSQKTWNCSSHSKEGIEAIWLRKQEAIVKRDRMRQYSSSQKERTFSQRVEEFGGDSCRTLEEWLHKEISDWDVLCKPSHLSNITLRNEVQEELSSKISVQRKSFSHVKRSSIGDESPMPNSPVFPKYMSLTESSKAKVRSMSTPRLRAGFLDMCSYQNEHQCMNF from the exons ATGGCAAAGAGGAAGAGCTGGTTTGGATGGGTGAAAAGCCTATTCATTTCTGAGTCAAAGTGCAAA AACCAGAAGAAATGGGGCTGGAGATTAGGAAGGATTAAACAGAAGCAATACCCTACAATTACAGCTTCAAAAAGGACATTGATTGAAGCAAATGCAGAACAGAGAAAGCATGCTTTAGCTGTGGCTATTGCAACAGCATCTGCTGCTGAGGCTGCAATCGCTGCTGCACATGCTGCTGCTGAGGTTGTCAAACTCACAAGTGGTGCCTCTCGTTCGAATTCATATCTCTCCAAGGGAGACAGAAGTTTGGCTGCCATCAAGATTCAAAGTGTTTATCGTGCACATCTC GCTAGAAAAGCATTAAGAGCATTGAAGGGAGTTATAAGACTACAGGCCATAATTCGCGGTCAAGCTGTTAGGCGTCAAGTGTTCAGATCTTTGAAGAGTGTTCCCTCAAATGCAAAAACTCAAAAGGAAAACCAGGACAGAAGCAGCCATACTGAAGAAGAAAACTACAAAAATGAACAGATAAAActgtttccaaaggaaaagaaaaagaTAGAAGAGAATGAACTTAAG GCTGAATGCTATAGTCAAAAAACATGGAATTGTAGCTCACACTCAAAGGAAGGCATTGAAGCTATATGGTTAAGAAAGCAAGAGGCTATTGTCAAAAGAGACCGCATGAGACAATACTCTTCTTCACAAAAG GAGAGAACATTTTCTCAAAGGGTGGAAGAATTTGGAGGAGATAGTTGCCGTACGTTAGAAGAGTGGTTACATAAAGAAATAAGTGATTGGGATGTTCTTTGTAAACCATCTCATCTTTCAAATATCACACTAAGAAATGAAGTACAAGAAGAATTGAGTTCAAAAATTTCAGTCCAAAGAAAATCATTTTCTCATGTAAAAAGAAGTTCAATTGGTGATGAGAGTCCCATGCCAAATTCTCCTGTTTTTCCTAAATACATGTCTTTGACTGAGTCTAGCAAAGCAAAAGTAAGGTCTATGAGCACACCAAGGCTAAGAGCAGGATTTTTGGATATGTGTTCCTATCAGAATGAGCACCAATGCATGAATTTCTGA